One genomic window of Solanum dulcamara chromosome 10, daSolDulc1.2, whole genome shotgun sequence includes the following:
- the LOC129870474 gene encoding uncharacterized protein LOC129870474 — MIGVGKIKQYTNVLERPLSKGKQEVSLSAFAFLFSELVQYNQTQVDNITELERRLEDAGYAVGARILELLCHREKGNRRETRLLGILSFVHSTVWKVLFGKVADSLEKGTEHEDEYMISEKELLVNRFISIPKDMGAFNCGAFVAGIVRGVLENAGFPAVVTAHFVPVEGQHRPRTTILIKFAEEVLRREATLG; from the exons ATGATAGGTGTAGGGAAGATCAAACAGTACACGAATGTTCTTGAGAGACCCCTCAGCAAAGGCAAACAAGAg GTCAGTTTGAGTGCATTTGCTTTCTTGTTTTCGGAGCTTGTTCAGTACAATCAGACCCAAGTGGACAACATTACTGAATTAGAGCGAAG GTTAGAGGATGCTGGCTATGCTGTTGGAGCACGGATTTTAGAACTCCTCTGCCACAGGGAAAAG GGAAACAGAAGGGAGACTCGACTACTGGGTATATTATCATTTGTGCATAGCACAGTATGGAAGGTTTTGTTTGGGAAG GTTGCTGACTCACTAGAGAAAGGCACTGAACATGAAGATGAATATATGATTAGTGAGAAGGAGCTCCTTGTCAACAG ATTCATTTCAATTCCAAAAGATATGGGTGCTTTCAACTGTGGAGCTTTTGTTGCGGGAATTGTAAGG GGAGTTTTGGAAAATGCTGGTTTTCCAGCGGTAGTGACAGCTCATTTTGTCCCTGTTGAGGGGCAGCACCGACCACGGACGacaattttgataaaatttgcTGAAGAG GTACTAAGAAGGGAAGCAACACTAGGTTGA
- the LOC129870067 gene encoding peptidyl-prolyl cis-trans isomerase FKBP16-3, chloroplastic isoform X2 produces the protein MASTSLLLPLSSAFSINLFKNHHQTIINPKIQNGVTRKWGLRLWAQENLMGTVEDAERYNTTKRRDLLMGLGFCGVSSFLVGSCYAEAAGLPPEEKPKLCDATCEKELENAPMVTTESGLQYKDIKVGRGPSPPVGFQVAANYVAMVPSGQIFDSSLEKGRPYIFRVGADQVIKGLDEGILSMKVGGLRRLYVPGSLAFPKGLTSAPGRPRVAPNSPVVFDVSLEFIPGLESDEE, from the exons ATGGCATCAACATCTCTGCTACTTCCACTCA GTTCAGCATTTTCTATAAATTTGTTCAAGAATCATCATCAAACAATCATAAACCCCAAAATTCAAAATGGGGTTACTAGGAAATGGGGTTTAAGATTGTGGGCACAAGAGAATTTGATGGGTACTGTTGAAGATGCTGAAAGGTACAATACAACCAAGCGCAGAGATTTGTTAATGGGGTTGGGGTTTTGTGGGGTTTCAAGTTTCTTGGTGGGTTCTTGTTATGCTGAGGCAGCTGGATTGCCACCAGAGGAAAAGCCAAAACTTTGTGATGCTACATGTGAGAAAGAGCTTGAAAAT GCTCCTATGGTAACAACTGAGTCAGGCTTGCAGTATAAGGACATCAAAGTTGGTCGAGGCCCTAGTCCCCCTGttggtttccag GTCGCTGCAAATTATGTTGCGATGGTTCCCTCGGGACAAATTTTTGACAG CTCCCTGGAGAAAGGTCGACCTTACATTTTCCGTGTAGGCGCTGACCAG GTAATCAAAGGACTTGATGAAGGGATCCTGAGCATGAAAGTTGGAGGACTACGTCGACTCTATGTACCTGGATCT TTGGCGTTTCCAAAAGGCCTGACATCGGCTCCTGGAAGGCCAAGAGTGGCTCCTAACAGCCCCGTGGTATTCGATGTGAGTTTGGAGTTCATACCAGGCCTTGAATCCGACGAAGAGTga
- the LOC129870066 gene encoding receptor kinase-like protein Xa21 produces the protein MWKGPWYVPELRVLNLRNNSLTGIIPPSIGNATKLLNFSLSGNRVSGNIPKEVGNLSQLAYLSFVNNQLTGSIPTTLFNISSLLVISLYNNSLSGRLLLDEGNIVSNLKFLSISYNQISGSIPSNICQLTELKILSISFNNITGDIPKNIGCLSKLERFYIGRNAISGTIPTSLGNISTLQFLDCGNNRIVGQIPKVIFNISSLEIIDFSFNNLSGRIPTTIGLHLPNLKELNLAVNQLEGEIPLFITNASKLELLDLNDNFLTGAIPTNLGNLRELQSLLLHHNQLTNQPRERELRLFNSLADCRMLRYLQVGANPLNGVLPNSIGNLSSTIENFGTADAHINGLIPTSIGNISGVITLSFSGNNLTGNIPSEIGKLKQLQGLGLIKNKLQGHIPEAVCHLSNLVQLFLDGNELSGSIPECLGNLSMLQHLYLGSNKFSSKLPLSLWKMSGLLYLSVSQNSIEGEVPSDIGGLKAIIELYLSSNHFSGMIPTRFGVLQTLQSLDLSNNSFFGQIPLSFANLISLEFLNLSLNALSGTIPKSLETLSSLKSINVSFNGLEGEIPGDGVFANSTLQSFLGNKGLCGAHILEIPSCAITNPGQQSKLKEIVLKIVTPVIISSFLIFLLVSIWIMKRQKKGKSKDVEKVPEIGTYQFVSYHEIQRATNNFDESNLIGVGSSGSVYKGTLSGGSVVAIKVLDLENEQVCRRFDTECEVMRNVRHRNLVPVITTCSSDYIRAFVLRYMPNGSLENWLYREDCHLNLHQRVAVMLDAAMAIEYLHHGNVTPIVHCDLKPANVLLDEDMVARVGDFGISKILAISKSMAYTETLGTLGYIAPEYGSEGIVSASGDVYSYGIMLMEVLTKRRPTDEEICNENLDLRKWITQSFSGTIMDVVDANLFSEEEQITSQSEICIASMIELGLDCTKEMPESRITMKEVVKRLSKIKNTFLET, from the exons ATGTGGAAAGGGCCATGGTATGTACCCGAACTTAGAGTGTTAAATCTCAGGAACAATAGCCTCACGGGTATAATCCCTCCTTCTATTGGAAATGCCACAAAGTTGCTGAACTTCAGTTTGTCTGGGAATAGAGTCAGTGGCAACATTCCAAAGGAGGTCGGTAATCTAAGCCAACTTGCATATTTGTCCTTTGTCAATAATCAATTAACAGGTTCCATTCCCACAACACTGTTTAATATCTCATCATTGCTTGTCATAAGTCTGTACAACAATAGCCTTTCTGGCCGTCTCTTGCTTGATGAAGGGAATATTGTGTCAAATCTGAAGTTTTTAAGTATAAGTTATAACCAAATTTCTGGTAGCATTCCTTCCAACATATGCCAACTCACAGAGCTCAAAATTTTGTCCATATCTTTCAACAATATAACTGGAGACATACCCAAAAATATTGGTTGTTTATCTAAACTCGAGAGGTTCTATATTGGGCGTAATGCAATAAGTGGGACTATTCCCACTTCATTGGGAAATATTTCCACTCTGCAATTTCTTGATTGTGGAAACAATCGGATAGTCGGTCAAATTCCAAAGGTTATTTTCAACATATCTTCTTTGGAAATTATTGATTTCAGTTTCAATAACCTCTCTGGTAGAATTCCAACCACTATAGGTCTTCATCTTCCGAACCTTAAAGAACTTAACTTGGCAGTCAATCAGCTGGAAGGGGAAATTCCATTGTTCATAACAAATGCTTCCAAGCTTGAGCTACTGGACTTAAATGATAACTTTCTCACAGGCGCAATTCCTACAAATTTAGGAAATCTTCGTGAGCTGCAATCACTGTTGCTACATCATAATCAGCTTACCAATCAACCAAGAGAGCGTGAGTTGCGATTGTTCAATTCTTTGGCGGACTGTAGGATGTTGCGATATCTACAAGTGGGTGCCAATCCATTGAATGGCGTTCTGCCCAATTCTATTGGGAATCTTTCATCTACAATTGAAAACTTTGGAACAGCAGATGCACACATCAACGGCCTCATCCCCACAAGTATAGGCAACATAAGTGGTGTAATAACCCTAAGTTTTTCGGGAAACAACTTGACAGGGAATATTCCTTCTGAGATTGGTAAGCTTAAGCAACTGCAAGGTCTGGgtctaattaagaataaattgCAGGGACATATTCCAGAGGCAGTATGCCATTTATCCAATTTGGTTCAATTATTTCTGGATGGTAATGAGCTCTCTGGATCAATTCCAGAATGCTTAGGAAATCTTAGCATGCTACAACATCTTTATTTGGGTTCTAATAAATTTTCATCAAAACTTCCATTGAGCCTTTGGAAGATGAGTGGCCTTCTCTATTTAAGCGTGTCACAAAATTCTATAGAGGGAGAAGTTCCATCAGATATTGGAGGACTGAAAGCCATTATAGAACTATATCTTTCCAGTAACCACTTTTCAGGTATGATACCAACCAGATTTGGGGTACTCCAAACCCTGCAGTCTCTTGACCTATCGAACAATTCATTTTTTGGCCAAATTCCATTATCCTTTGCCAACTTGATAAGCTTGGAATTCTTGAATTTGTCTTTAAATGCATTGTCAGGTACTATTCCTAAGTCATTGGAAACACTCTCGTCCCTGAAAAGCATTAATGTTTCATTTAATGGTTTAGAAGGTGAAATACCCGGTGACGGTGTGTTTGCAAATTCCACTTTGCAATCATTTCTCGGGAACAAGGGTCTATGTGGAGCACACATATTGGAGATTCCTTCTTGTGCTATCACCAATCCTGGACAACAATCAAAGCTAAAGGAGATTGTGCTAAAAATTGTTACTCCAGTGATTATTTCATCCTTTCTGATATTTTTGTTGGTTTCAATTTGGATAATGAAACGACAGAAGAAAGGAAAGTCCAAAGATGTGGAAAAAGTACCGGAGATCGGGACTTATCAATTTGTTTCTTATCACGAGATTCAACGAGCAacaaataattttgatgaatcaaatTTAATTGGTGTGGGAAGTTCTGGCTCTGTGTACAAAGGCACATTATCTGGTGGAAGTGTAGTGGCGATAAAGGTTCTGGATTTGGAAAATGAGCAAGTATGCAGAAGGTTTGATACTGAATGCGAAGTGATGAGAAATGTTAGACACAGAAATCTTGTTCCGGTGATTACTACTTGTTCTAGTGACTATATAAGAGCCTTTGTTCTGCGATATATGCCCAACGGGAGTCTTGAGAATTGGTTGTACAGAGAAGATTGCCACTTGAACCTTCATCAAAGAGTCGCCGTAATGCTTGATGCAGCTatggcaattgaatatctacaTCATGGTAATGTTACTCCAATTGTTCATTGTGACCTAAAGCCAGCCAACGTTCTTTTGGATGAAGATATGGTGGCTCGTGTTGGTGATTTTGGAATCTCTAAAATTTTAGCCATAAGCAAGTCCATGGCTTATACTGAGACATTGGGCACTCTTGGATACATTGCACCAG AATATGGCTCGGAGGGAATAGTGTCCGCTAGTGGTGATGTTTATAGTTACGGCATCATGTTGATGGAAGTTTTGACCAAAAGAAGGCCAACAGATGAAGAGATATGCAATGAAAATCTTGACTTGAGGAAATGGATCACACAATCATTTTCAGGGACTATAATGGACGTTGTGGATGCCAATCTTTTTTCCGAGGAAGAACAGATCACTTCCCAAAGTGAAATCTGCATAGCCTCCATGATAGAATTGGGTTTAGACTGCACAAAGGAAATGCCAGAATCAAGAATAACCATGAAAGAAGTAGTCAAGAGGCTTAGCAAAATCAAAAACACATTTCTGGAAACATAG
- the LOC129870067 gene encoding peptidyl-prolyl cis-trans isomerase FKBP16-3, chloroplastic isoform X1 codes for MASTSLLLPLSSAFSINLFKNHHQTIINPKIQNGVTRKWGLRLWAQENLMGTVEDAERYNTTKRRDLLMGLGFCGVSSFLVGSCYAEAAGLPPEEKPKLCDATCEKELENVPMVTNESGLQYKDIKVGRGPSPPVGFQVAANYVAMVPSGQIFDSSLEKGRPYIFRVGADQVIKGLDEGILSMKVGGLRRLYVPGSLAFPKGLTSAPGRPRVAPNSPVVFDVSLEFIPGLESDEE; via the exons ATGGCATCAACATCTCTGCTACTTCCACTCA GTTCAGCATTTTCTATAAATTTGTTCAAGAATCATCATCAAACAATCATAAACCCCAAAATTCAAAATGGGGTTACTAGGAAATGGGGTTTAAGATTGTGGGCACAAGAGAATTTGATGGGTACTGTTGAAGATGCTGAAAGGTACAATACAACCAAGCGCAGAGATTTGTTAATGGGGTTGGGGTTTTGTGGGGTTTCAAGTTTCTTGGTGGGTTCTTGTTATGCTGAGGCAGCTGGATTGCCACCAGAGGAAAAGCCAAAACTTTGTGATGCTACATGTGAGAAAGAGCTTGAAAAT GTTCCTATGGTAACAAACGAGTCAGGCTTGCAGTATAAGGACATCAAAGTTGGTCGAGGCCCTAGTCCCCCTGttggtttccag GTCGCTGCAAATTATGTTGCGATGGTTCCCTCGGGACAAATTTTTGACAG CTCCCTGGAGAAAGGTCGACCTTACATTTTCCGTGTAGGCGCTGACCAG GTAATCAAAGGACTTGATGAAGGGATCCTGAGCATGAAAGTTGGAGGACTACGTCGACTCTATGTACCTGGATCT TTGGCGTTTCCAAAAGGCCTGACATCGGCTCCTGGAAGGCCAAGAGTGGCTCCTAACAGCCCCGTGGTATTCGATGTGAGTTTGGAGTTCATACCAGGCCTTGAATCCGACGAAGAGTga